The sequence below is a genomic window from Canis aureus isolate CA01 chromosome 11, VMU_Caureus_v.1.0, whole genome shotgun sequence.
tccttTAAGACTGGTTaagcgttaaaaaaaaaaaaaaaaaaaaaagccctgggtTTTTCGAGTCTATGTTCAGCTGCCCAGGTTTACTCGGATGTGTACCAGCAACCCAAAGGCCTGTTTTCCTCGTCAGGACAGGTCCAAGCCAAGGAACCAATATTACtgccattaaatatatttaaagactaACATAATAGAAGTTCCAGAAGGCATCTGTGTCCAAAGGAAACTCGAGTTGTCAGCACCGTAAACTTACTTTAGTAGATGAGCTTTCTTCGGAATCATCTGCATTTTCAAGCAGCACTGCTACAGCATCCGGCCTGATCTACTAAGATAAATTTTTACCGTAATTAAGGCTTTAATTAGAGAAATTGCatgtctttaaaaagatttttatcatgTTGAAATTGAATGTCCTCGAATTTACGCATGtcattattttcaaatctttctGCGAGGTAATTGTTCTGGATTAAAAGAGACTAGAtaaggagacatgacaagtaAATGCAACATGTAATCCTTGATtggctccagaaaaaaaaatgctagaaaggACATTATTAGGACATTTGACAATATTTTAATATGGATTGTATATTAGACAATAGTATTAGCCAATTCCTAAACTACTGAAAACCCTAAATTTGATTATTGTATCAAGTGATGTAAGAGAATATCTGCTCTTACGGCTACATACATGGAAATATTTAGAGGTTACAGGGTATGATGTTTGTAATCCATTACCCAGGAAAAACAATAGTTCAGATTACTTTGTGATATGGAAATTCCAgcgggagagggagggatggagggagggagagggagggtaaACGTGGTAAAATGTTAAGTAAACTTGAGGAAGAGGAAATCTATAGAAGTTATTTGTTATATTCTTGCAATCCTCCcataaatttgaaatttctttaaaataagggTTTTTAAAAGTGTTAATTCTTGCCGCGTCCATATTGCCTAATCAGGAATTATTTTCTGTGTTCAAGTTTACATTTTTCTGGCCCTTCCTTATGTCCATATATAAGGCAAACATGCCCTTCTCTGCACCACCCTGCACATCCTCCCAGACAGAGAGGGTCCAGCAacattcttatatatataaaatatatatacattaagaAATAGCTTATAATCCACAGGGCAGtgtaatcttaaaaatattaagatgttttctaaaacatatttctgtattataaatatatagaaataacttCAGAAAGCCTCTGGAGCCCTTCTGTAGATCAAACTGGCTCAGAACAATTGATATATAGAAAGATCCACTGTTTTAAAACGGCTGTATTATGTTAAGCACCAAAATCTGCATTAGTATCCTACACAACTTACTAACTGTAGTTAGCTCAGGATTACAGTGTCTGTCCCTCTAGAAGATCATAAGCCAAAGTTGTCATAAATGCCAAAATTCACTGAGTTACCTTGATTCCACAGTTTAGCAGGGAAgattaaaattgtaaatttattttagacattGCAATTTGAGCATGACATCCTTATCTAATATCAAACTGTGGCATCTCCGAATCTCATGCAAGGCATGATAATCAGTTTTTAAATGCAAATCCTGAAATACGGATTTTGGTAGAGAATGAATTTGAAACTTCAAGCAAACATTTCTCCTAGCAAACTGCTGGCAAGAAGGCATAGTACTACATAGCTTATTTCTGACATAAATCATGGTCCAGGGAAAGTAAGAAGACCCTACCGCCATATGTTGcctccttctctgatttactatttgcttatttttaaatacctgagtaagtaaagaaaaacaagtaaaatgctaatttttataaataaaagtggaTTTCGTAGGCatcaaaataattatagaaattaaaattttcaactaAAATGAACATCTACAAGTAACATCTCAGATATTAGGCAAGATAATTACAATATCCAGCTGGCATTCAGTAGATGAATAATCTTCCTAACCCTCAAGGTGCTTCAACAAGATGCCCTAGGCAGTGGAGCAGATTGGTTTATAATAACAAAACCCTCAGTCACCCAGTTGAGGATCTAACATTTGAACTTTGCAGGCCAATATATATGAACTTACTTGACCCTTAACTTGAAGAAACCTATTTTCTCAGATTCCTCAATTCAtggaaatttagttttaaaagaaacattcagAAAACATGAATCTAGCTGTTTTTGCAAATGTGAATTCACCTTCTCGCCCAAAGTCACCTGATAAATTAGTGGCGGAAGTGGGACAGCAGCTCAACTCTTTTGGCTCCCAGGCCTACCCCTGACGCACTCTGCTATCTCACTTTCCTACTTTATGGGAACACAAAAAAATGTgtgactgttaaaaaaaaaaaattgttttgtggATTTTCAGTTCTTGGTAAAAACCAttagataaatgtaaaatgtgttCCTCTTTGAAAGAGCCGGTCTCTCAGTACGTATGTTACAAgtaaataggaagaaaattatcaaataatCAATTAGTACAACATATATATTCTAAACCTAAATGATGTACGTATTCTTTGAAGATCActtatttttgaagaattaatTCCTGTTATTTTCTTTGCACTGAAAAAATAgagtatctattttattttatttcatttttatagcaAAGGCTTAAGTATCTTCGACGCTGTGAATTGCAACAGGACTTCTAACTTCTGGTTCCTTCTAACTTCTTTTTGTGGCATGGCCCTGATTGAACAAGACTTTGAGTACATTTCAGTAAGTAAGGCCACCTAGTTAAATGGGACAAGTAGATGAAAGGTAACAAGGGGATGACGAACATCAAAGCAAACTTTCGACAGCGTGATAATGTCTCCATTCTAagagtaaatataataaaatacggGCAGGAAAACCCAGCTACGGTCCTGATTATTTGAATTTCAATTAATGTGATGATCtgcttgtatatattttgtagtatattttattGATGACCCTTCCCCATTAAGTAGAGGATTTCGGTTCCAACTCGCACAACATAAGGAGGATTTAAGGGGCAGAGAAACAATCTCTTACTCTCTTCTGACAAAAATCAAATACGCAAAGGTTCTCATGATAATTTCCCCAGCGCAAATTACACGGGAGCCAATCACCATGAAGAACACTGTCCACCATCAGGCCCTTTTCattccttgctactcaaagtggtCTGTGAACCAGCAGCTTCCTTAGAAATGCAGAAACCGGGGCCCTACTTGAGACCTACGGAACCACAGTCTGCAGTTTTAAAAGGATCTCTGAATGTTTTATATGCACATCAAGGTTTGAGAAGCATGGTCTTAAACTAGATTTTCAGACACTGTGATAAAAGATGAGTGGAAGCAATTCTATTTACATCTGTATTTCCCCCCCTAACTAAACGTATCACAATAGTAGGTATGCCATACAGTATTATATACAGTTGGATACTTTGTGAAGACTTTTCGATTTACTGTCAATGTTTAAATCTCACAAGGAATCTCTGTGATGAGAAAAGTCACTGCAATAAGAAAACAGATTTACAAAAGCTAAGTACGTAGGGCAAGTTCCCACAGATAGTAACTGATAAGAGGCAGTCTGATATCATTACATTTTATGGCTTAGCATATGACTATAGgcggatttttttttaagattttatttattttttaatgtgagacacacagagagagagaggcagagacacaggcagagggagaagcaggctccattcaaggaacccgaagagggactcgatcctgggactccaggatcacgccctgggtagaaggcaggtgccgaaccactgagccacccagggatcccctataggcAGATTCTAATTTATGTCAGAATATGATATCAATTTTTGAATGGAGAACATATAATTGATACAAAGGCCGCAGGGAAAAAAATTCTgcctatatataaaaaaaaattatcatgcaTGAATCTTCAATAGCGTAGGCTTTCAGAATCCTTTAGATCTGCCAATTTGTGATTTTTAGGATGATAAAATACACAATCAGAAAATCTGGATGGGTACAACTACTGGTTAACTACTCAGAAACCAAGTAAGTCTAACTGGTACTTACCCCTCTCCTCATAAAACTACAAAGGGAGCTAATGAGAATGAATCATAGTTTACGAGCGATTGATAATCATAAacattagaaaatacttaattTGTATCTGCCAGAAAGATATATGCCCATTTCTTTCCCCCTGTAtcctggaaaagaaatagaatcagagagatacatattgtttttttttttttttttttttttttggtaaattatgAAACACAAGATGCTACCGTATTTCAGAGGTTCTTGGCAGGAACCAAAAAACTAGCAACAAGTGAAGGAAATGCTATAGTGTCTTAATCATAATGTAGTGTAGCCTGGAACTAATGTGATCAGAAGGGCTGGCATTCAGTGAATGCTCGCCCTGTAAGGTGTGGCCTGGCAAGGATGGTTCGTGCATCATCACTTCATCCTCAGCGTGCAAGGGAGACTCGCTGTACTTGGAGGCAGATGGACAGAGCTGCGGCGGGGCGGACGCAGGGCAGACAGGACCCTGGCAGGTCTCACGTTCATGCCACAGGATTTTAGGAGGCGATCTGACATTTCCTCCCTCTTTCACAGACGCTGCAGGTATACATTTTCTCTTCGCAGGAGTTTTGAGGTGTATCCGGTGATGCACCTGTGATCCCATGGACGTGATGCTCCTTATCTTTAGGTTCACGGATCAGTGTATGTGGATCATGTCTTCAACAAGAGTGCCCAGttcttccttaaaaacaaaaactaggggCGCCAGGGGGATGGGCTCAATAGGGCGCCTAGGTTACCAAAGATTcatgcatgataaatgtttttttatatatataggcAGAATTTTTTTCCCTGCAGCCTTTTGTATCCTTTATATGttctccattcaaaaactgaTAATCATATTTTGACATAAATTTGAATCTGCCTATAGCCATATATGCTAAGCCATAAAATATGATGATACCAGACTGCCTCCCATCAGTTACTACCTGTGCGAACTTGCCCTATGTACTTAGCTTTTGTAAATCTTGagcacctgcctgcggcccagggcgtgaccccgggatcctgggatggagtcccacatcgggctccctgcacgggctccctgcgcctctgcctctctctgtgtatctcatgaataaatacatgaaatcttaaaaaaaaaaaaaaaaaaaaaaaaaaaagggcacggggggggggctcagcggtggagcacctgcctgcggcccagggcgcgaccccaGGTCCTGGGTTAGAGTCCCACTTCCggtccccgcaggaagcctgcttctccctcccgcctgtgcctctgcctctctgcctgtctctcatgaataaatacataaaaatcttaaaaaaaaaaagaaaaaaaaagaggggcgtCCAGGGGTTCAGCGGAGGagcacctgcctgcggcccagggcgggaCCCCGGGTCCCGGGTTAGAGTCCCGCTTCCggtccccgcaggaagcctgcttctccctcccgcctgtgcctctgcctctgtctcgtatgaataaatacataaaaatcttaaaaaaaaaaaaaagaggggcgtCCGGGGGCTTagtggtggagcacctgcctgcggcccagggcgtgaccccgggtcccaggTTAGAGTCCCGCTTCCGGTCCCCGCGGGGAGTCCGGTCCTCGCGGTGAGCCCGCTCCCCCCTCCGCCTGCGCCCCTGCGTCTCGGGAATCTCTGCGGAAGACCTCGGCGACCCAGCAGCCGACCGAGGGCAGTGGAAGGTGCGGGGGTTGCCCGGCTCCGCAGCAGCCGCGCGCTCGGCTGGGGGGGGGTCCCTCACGTGCCCGGGAGCCCGCGGCCCGCCCCGGCCGCTCCGCGCCTTCCCGGCAGCCCGCGCGGGCCTGCGCCGGGCCAGTGCGCAGGAGCGGAAgtcggggggcggggctgcggcgcTGGCGGCGGAAGAGGCCGGGggcgctggcggcggcggcggcggcgggtccGGGCGGCGGGTCCGGGCGGCGCGAACTCACGGTCCCAGCCCCCGGGAGGCGCCGCGACGCAGCGAAGGCTCGGGCtgcgcggcccccgcgccccgcggacgccccggccccgccgcccgagGAGCCCGGCGGCCGCTGCCGGCGCGGGCGCGGTAAGATGGAGGACGTGTCGCTGGCCGAGCTGGACACCAAGCAGCTGGAGGCGCTCGCCCAGGAGATCTACGTGGACCTCATCGAGGACTCGTGCCTGGGCTTCTGCTTCGAGGTGCACCGGGCCGTCAAGTGCGGCTACTTCTACCTGGAGTTCGCGGACGCGGGCGGCGTGAAGGACTTCGGGCTGCCGCCCGTGGAGGACGCGGGCGCCCGCCGCCTGCCGCTGTGCGCCCTCCCCGCCGAGCCGGGCAGCGGCCCCGAGCAGCCGCTGCAGCGCGCGCCCCCGGACTTCCAGTAGCCGCGGCGCGGGGGCCACGGCAGACGACACGGCCCCGCGGGCGGGACGCAAGGGCCCACATcgccgggcggggagggggcccccGGGGGACGCGGACAGACGCGGCAGGTGACACGGCCCCGTGCGCGCTGAGCATCCCAGCCTCTCGAGGCCCCGCGTGCAGGACCCAAGGGCCCGGATCGCCGTGCGGAGGTGACCCCCGGGGGCCCCGCGGGAGACGGGGACAGACGCACAGACACAACAGGTGACACGGCCCCGCGCTCACTGAGCATCCCAGCCTCTGGAGGTCCCGCATGCAGGACCCAAGGGCCCGGATCGCCGGGCGGAGGTGACCCCCGGGGGCCCCGCGGGAGACGGGGACACGGACAGACACAGCAGGTGACACGGCCCCGCGCGCACTGAGCATCCCAGCCTCTGGAGGCCCCGCATGCAGGACGCAAGGGCCCGGATCGCCGTACGGGGGTGACCCCTGGAGGCCCCAAGGGAGACGGGGACACGGACAGATACAGCAGGTGACACGGCCCCACGTGCTGAGCATCCCAGCCTCGAGGCTCCGCGTGCGGGACGCAAGGGCCCGGATCTTTGTGCGGGGGGACCCCCTAGAGGCCTCACGGGAGACGGCGGGCAGCCCAGTGCAGAGCGCAGACGGGGACAGACGCGCAGACGCAGCAGGTGATACGGCCCGGCGCGCGCTGAGCATCCCAGCCTCTCGAGGCCCCGCGTGCAGGACGCAAGGACCAGGATCGCCGGGCGGAGGTGACCCCCAGAGCATCCCTGCGAAAGACGGGGACACGCACAGACACAGCCAGTGACACGGCCCGGAGGGGAGCGCAGACGCGGCAGGTGACAGGGCCCCGCATGCTGAGCGTCCCAGCCTCTGAAGGCCCCGCGTGTAGGACGCAAGGGTTGGGATCACTCTGCAGGAGTGACCCCCGGAGTCGCCCCGGAGGCCCGGGCGGGAGGAGCCGCGCTGTACCGGGCTGcctgcctggggccccaggctccccagaagaCGACGAAGACGACGCGCTGCTGGGGCGCAGCGGGTGCTCAGGTCCCCCAAGCCGCCCTGGGGAGGAGCCCGGCCGGGACTTCTTGCGGCGCTTCCTCCCGGACGCGGGACGTCAGCGGGCGCGAGGTCTGGGAGTTGCCAGCCCCAACACAGGGCAAGCCAAGGAGAAGGACCGCCGCGCGGTCCCGGAGGGGAAGCCTCGCGGCCCCGGCTGTAGGCGGGAGAGGACGTCCACGCTAGCCACGGCCTGGGGTCCCCGCGCCCGCAGCTCCGCGGACGCCGTGGGGACCAGGGCCGAGCGCTTGCCCCCCGTCCggtgggcagcctggtggcccGGCAGGCCGAGGCTCTGGTCCCGGTGCCTTGGGGAGGTAGCGGGGCCTCTGCAGCGGTGCACgaccctaccccccaccccctccgcaGGTTCGCGCCCGGATATGCGCTGCTGTGCGCGGCCCCCCTGTGCTCACTGAGCCCCtggccgccccgcccgcccgttCGGGTGTCTGGCCCGGGCAGCCCACCAGGTCCCCACCGGCCTCCTGCGCCCCCGGGAGCGGCCCGCAATGACCAGTGCCGCAGAGGCTGTGCAGCAGACCGATTGGACGGCGGGGCCAGGGTGGCTTCTGCCAGCGGCCCTCCAGGTTGACGGCGTAGTCCCCGGAGCCAGGGGGCAGGAAGGGGTCGCCTGGCCTCCCACTGCAGCATACCCgggatgggggggcagggaggggtcgCCTAGCCTCCCACTGCAGCATCCCCGGGCAGCCCAAGCCGTGTGACTGCGAGCATCTGTCTAGACCCTCACCGCCACCCCTGCCCCTCGGGAGGGGCGGCCCCTTCCATTCAGTCCCTTTTGGACATTCCTGACAAGAGCTGCCTTCTTGTGGGCAGTCGGGGTCGGGACAGGCCAGGATGGGAAACGTGAGCCACGCCTCAAAGCCACCCTCCACTTTGCTCCCTGCTGAGGACTTAGGAAGTGTAGAGGGGCGAGAACCCCAAAGTGAGCGGGAACGGTGCTgctttatttgaaatgttttcttaccTCATTCTGTGCCCCAGCACGGGGCCCAGCCTCATCCGTCCGGCCCGCCCCGTGTCCCCACtgtcccctgctcccctgcccgtCCAGTGCAGCTGGACCCCAGGTGCTGCCGGCTCCCCTGCTTCCACACCGGCCAGCTGCAGTTCATCTCTCCATGCTCCCGCTCCAACctgcccaggtgccctctcctcggcttctttcaagtttttccttttttttttttttttttttctctccccttccttgttCTGGGAGATCCAGAGAAGAACCTTTCAGGTGGTTTCCTCTGTGGGGATGAAGATGGGAGAGACGGTAACGATTTGTGCAGGAAAGGCAGGGCCCCGCCTAGGCATCTGCCTGCAGGACTGCCTTGGATGCCTCCCTGCGGGTCTCCCTTCGGGGGCCCCTGCACCTCCCCCCTTGCACTGGGATGCTGCCTCTCGGGGCCTAAGCGGAAGAGCAGGGACGCCTAGCGACACGCAGGGGTGGAGCGGGGCCTGGTCTGGTTTGCCAGCCCTTGCTGTGCAGGTACCGTTCCTCATCCCGGGAGGACCTGCTTGGACCCTGCGGCCGATGGGTGTCACGCAGATCCCTCGAGGGAACCGTAGCGATAGGGCC
It includes:
- the ATXN7L3B gene encoding ataxin-7-like protein 3B — its product is MEDVSLAELDTKQLEALAQEIYVDLIEDSCLGFCFEVHRAVKCGYFYLEFADAGGVKDFGLPPVEDAGARRLPLCALPAEPGSGPEQPLQRAPPDFQ